The following is a genomic window from Chthoniobacterales bacterium.
TCCCGAGGTATTGCAAGCCCAGTTCCTGCGCGGCCGTCGCCATTTCTTCGAGCGAATTGCGGCCGTCACTCGCCGTGGTGTGGCAATGAAACGTGCCCCGCAGGTTCTCGGTTTCGATGAGACGCGGAAGCTTTCCCGCCGCCGCCGCCTCGAATTCGCCGCAGTTCTCCCGCAGCTCCGGCGGAACATAATCGAGCTCGAGCGCGCGGTAGAGATCGGCTTCTTCGCGGATGGTAGGGACGTCGCGCTGCGGCGTCCGGTCGGCCCGTCGGTCCGACCCTGCCAAAGGCGCGAGGCGATACTCATTCAAGGTCCAGCCCCGTTGGAGCGCGCGGCTCCGCACCGTGACGTTGTGTTCCTTGCTCCCGGTAAAGTAGTTCAGCGCGAACGGATACTCGGCCGCGGTCACGACCCTCAGGTCGCACTGGATTCCCGATCGCAGCCGGACGCTGGATTTCGTCGGCCCGTGCGCGATGACTGATTCCGCCAGCGGATGCTGGACGAACAACGCCGAGATTTCAGCCGGAGCGTTGGTCGCCACGATGAAATCGAGGTCCCGCACGATTTCCTTCCGCCGCCGATAACTCCCAGCGATGCAAACGTGCAGCGCGTCGGGGTGGGCGCGCAGATCGTTTTGCAGTTGTTCTGCTTCGCCGGCGATCTTCCCGAGTTGGAATGAACCTGAGTATTTCTGCCGTTCATCAATCGCGCGGCAAAGTTTCTCCTGCGTTGTTTTCCCAAATCCCGCCAGCTCGGCCACCCGGCCCGCGACGCAGGCTTCGTGCAACTGGGCGATCGAGCTGACCTGCAATTTCTCATGCAGCGCCTTGATCTTTTTCGCGCCCAGGCCGGGCAGCGAAAAAAGTTCCAGGATATCGGCGGGAAATTCGGCGCGCAGATCGTCGAAAAACTTCAACGAGCCGGTTTCGACCAGCTCCTTGATTTTCGCCGCGATCGCCTTGCCGATGCCTGGAATTTTCTCGAGGACTTCCTCATTGCCGAGGTCGGCAATATTCCCGCCCCAGGTTTCGAGTGAGCGAGCAGCGTTCGTGTAGGCCCGGATCTTGAACGGATTCTCATCCTTCAGCTCGAGCAAGGTCGCGATCTTCTCGAGCACATCTGCGATCGTGGCCTTATCCATTTCGTCATTCCTTCGGCATTCGTCATCCGAACTTCGACATTCCTCATCACATCTTCCCGCGGCGTTTGAAGAATTT
Proteins encoded in this region:
- the polX gene encoding DNA polymerase/3'-5' exonuclease PolX, giving the protein MDKATIADVLEKIATLLELKDENPFKIRAYTNAARSLETWGGNIADLGNEEVLEKIPGIGKAIAAKIKELVETGSLKFFDDLRAEFPADILELFSLPGLGAKKIKALHEKLQVSSIAQLHEACVAGRVAELAGFGKTTQEKLCRAIDERQKYSGSFQLGKIAGEAEQLQNDLRAHPDALHVCIAGSYRRRKEIVRDLDFIVATNAPAEISALFVQHPLAESVIAHGPTKSSVRLRSGIQCDLRVVTAAEYPFALNYFTGSKEHNVTVRSRALQRGWTLNEYRLAPLAGSDRRADRTPQRDVPTIREEADLYRALELDYVPPELRENCGEFEAAAAGKLPRLIETENLRGTFHCHTTASDGRNSLEEMATAAQELGLQYLGIADHSRSSIQAHGLDDARLRVQLAMIRKLNQQFENFRLFAGVECDILRDGSLDFPDTLLAELDYVVASIHSAFTLSEAEMTKRVIRALQNPHVTMLAHPTGRLLLKRDPYAIDIPAVIEAAAETGTWIEINAAPKRLDLDWRWWPLAKEKGAKCVINPDAHEIERLQDLWFGVSVARKGWLTKQDVMNCLPLGKIESALGRKRKGE